A stretch of the Streptosporangium sp. NBC_01755 genome encodes the following:
- a CDS encoding erythromycin esterase family protein produces MDIKDTARPLDGASVSAFLRSLPAKPLLLGLGEARHFVEELGELRNEIFRHLVEHEGYRSFAIESDCLMGLVVDDYITTGADTLDDIMERGFSHNFGDSPANRDLVRWMRAYNEEHDEKLRFFGFDGPLEYWAASPRHALTALYALLDGTLPCTRETLDALLGPDDRWSNEATVMDPSQSIGQSADAQRLRLIADDLVALLDTQAPRLSAEDRERAALYGRTAVGLLRYHHWMADTSPGRVARLSGQRDAMMAANLRAVAEQGPALVFASNLHLQRNKSLMRLGDQLLEWWSAGAITGTHLGDRYAFLASALGTVGDDIPSPDTVEGLLSTLPWDHSLIDARRLAEAVTKPTPRTSHDFAYFPLDPAQLDMIDGVVFLKQAVRLKKLG; encoded by the coding sequence ATGGATATCAAGGACACGGCCCGGCCACTCGACGGCGCGAGCGTCTCGGCATTCCTCCGGTCGCTTCCCGCCAAGCCCCTGCTGCTCGGCCTGGGCGAGGCCAGGCACTTCGTGGAGGAGCTGGGCGAACTGCGCAACGAGATCTTCCGACACCTCGTCGAGCACGAGGGCTACCGGTCGTTCGCCATCGAGAGCGACTGCCTCATGGGCCTCGTGGTGGACGACTACATCACGACAGGCGCGGACACGCTCGATGACATCATGGAACGCGGCTTCAGCCACAACTTCGGCGACTCCCCGGCCAACCGCGACCTCGTGCGCTGGATGCGGGCGTACAACGAGGAGCATGACGAAAAGCTTCGGTTCTTCGGGTTCGACGGCCCTCTGGAGTATTGGGCGGCGAGCCCGCGCCATGCGCTCACCGCCCTCTACGCCCTCCTCGACGGCACGCTCCCCTGTACCCGGGAAACCCTCGACGCGCTGCTCGGCCCGGACGACCGGTGGTCGAACGAGGCCACGGTCATGGATCCGTCCCAGTCGATCGGCCAGTCCGCCGACGCCCAGCGGCTGCGACTGATCGCCGACGACCTGGTGGCGCTGCTCGACACGCAGGCGCCGCGGCTGAGCGCGGAGGACAGGGAGCGTGCGGCACTGTACGGGCGCACCGCCGTCGGCCTGCTCCGCTACCACCACTGGATGGCCGACACGTCACCGGGCCGCGTGGCGCGACTGTCGGGCCAGCGGGACGCGATGATGGCCGCCAACCTGCGTGCCGTCGCCGAGCAGGGCCCGGCCCTGGTTTTCGCCAGCAACCTTCACCTGCAGCGGAACAAGAGCCTCATGCGGCTCGGCGACCAGCTGCTGGAGTGGTGGAGCGCGGGGGCGATCACCGGGACGCACCTGGGCGACCGGTACGCCTTTCTGGCCTCGGCCCTCGGCACGGTCGGCGACGACATTCCGTCCCCGGACACCGTCGAGGGCCTCCTGTCCACGCTCCCCTGGGACCACTCTCTCATCGACGCCCGCCGCCTGGCCGAGGCCGTCACGAAGCCCACCCCGCGCACCTCCCACGATTTCGCCTATTTCCCGCTGGACCCGGCCCAGCTCGACATGATCGACGGCGTCGTCTTCCTCAAGCAGGCTGTCAGGCTGAAAAAGCTGGGTTGA
- a CDS encoding rhodanese-like domain-containing protein, protein MTIRSDTPATLDVAALRHLMDSGSAPRLIDVRTPGEFETAHVPGSVNVPLDLLREHRERLRAHLDGSEREQVVLVCRSGQRAAQAAAALAGAGPVGPRVLEGGILAWQGAGAPLRTGRARWELERQVRLVAGSLVLTSILAGTLFPPAKWLAAAIGGGLTFAALSNTCAMGMLLAKLPYNRGPRRPDLEAVLSRLAQRETTP, encoded by the coding sequence ATGACTATTCGCTCCGACACGCCCGCCACGCTGGATGTGGCCGCCCTGCGCCACCTGATGGACTCCGGGTCCGCGCCCCGGCTGATCGACGTGCGCACCCCCGGTGAGTTCGAGACCGCCCACGTCCCCGGCTCGGTCAACGTGCCGCTGGATCTGCTGCGCGAGCACCGTGAGCGGTTGCGCGCCCACCTCGACGGCTCCGAGCGGGAGCAGGTTGTGCTCGTCTGCCGCTCCGGGCAGCGCGCCGCACAGGCCGCGGCGGCCCTGGCCGGAGCGGGACCGGTGGGCCCGCGTGTTCTGGAAGGGGGGATCCTCGCCTGGCAGGGTGCCGGCGCGCCGCTCCGTACCGGCCGGGCCCGCTGGGAGCTGGAACGTCAGGTACGCCTGGTGGCCGGATCCCTCGTGCTGACCTCGATCCTGGCCGGCACGCTGTTTCCGCCGGCCAAGTGGCTCGCCGCCGCGATCGGTGGCGGGCTGACCTTCGCCGCGCTGTCCAACACCTGCGCGATGGGCATGCTGCTGGCCAAACTCCCCTACAACCGAGGCCCCCGCCGGCCCGACCTGGAGGCGGTGCTGAGCCGGTTGGCGCAACGGGAGACGACCCCTTGA
- a CDS encoding MarR family winged helix-turn-helix transcriptional regulator: MPSSPSFDSIAEAHRQWNARWPEHADHMATVTSVMRVQQLLLSRIEETLKPYGLTFAAYEALQLLAFARGALPMGKMGERLMVHPASVTNVVTRLEQRGLVERRVSPDDRRVVLARITSAGQALALRATEALNESSFGLADLTCAQAAEATAHLRDIRAALGDVHRPGQAGTNPRNLPVRP, encoded by the coding sequence GTGCCTAGTTCACCCTCTTTCGATTCCATCGCCGAAGCTCACCGGCAGTGGAACGCCCGCTGGCCCGAGCATGCCGACCACATGGCCACCGTCACCTCCGTCATGCGGGTGCAGCAACTGCTGCTGAGCCGGATCGAGGAGACCCTCAAGCCGTACGGCCTGACCTTCGCGGCCTACGAGGCGCTGCAACTGCTGGCGTTCGCGCGGGGAGCGCTGCCGATGGGAAAGATGGGGGAGCGGCTGATGGTGCATCCCGCCTCCGTGACCAACGTCGTCACCCGCCTGGAGCAGCGCGGGCTCGTGGAACGGCGGGTCTCACCCGACGACCGGCGCGTGGTCCTGGCCAGGATCACTTCCGCGGGGCAGGCTCTGGCACTGCGGGCGACCGAGGCCCTCAACGAGAGCTCGTTCGGCCTGGCCGACCTCACCTGTGCTCAGGCCGCCGAGGCCACCGCCCACCTCCGCGATATCCGCGCCGCCCTGGGCGACGTCCATCGGCCAGGTCAGGCCGGAACAAACCCGCGTAACCTACCCGTACGCCCGTAG
- a CDS encoding MBL fold metallo-hydrolase codes for MTTIETEVVQTSSLGDRSYLAHDGQVALVVDPQRDIDRILALAGRLGVRITHVAETHLHNDYVSGGPALARLTGAAYLVAAADEVAFDRVSVSDGDEMALSPSMRLSVVATPGHTFHHLSYVLGGPGGAVGVFTGGSLLFGTTGRTDLLGARHAHALAHHQHASVRRLADLLPDGTRVWPTHGFGSFCSATQSDASSSTIGRERGANPALRLEADDFVTQTLAGLDAYPAYYAHMGARNTAGADLIDLTPARRADAAELRARIDAGEWVVDLRSRKAFTQRHLAGTLSFGLDGPMSTWLGWMAPWGAPITLLGESAEQVAAAQRELARIGVDRPAAAATGTPEQWAGGDGARLGELTVATFAELAAVREGRATRGLPSPDVVLDVRLRNEWRAGHIDGATHIPLPELPHRLAEIPDGTVWVHCGSGYRAAAASSLLARGGRRVVHIDDNYSQAAESGLTIEETS; via the coding sequence ATGACGACGATCGAGACAGAGGTGGTGCAGACCTCCTCGCTGGGGGACCGCAGCTACCTGGCCCATGACGGGCAGGTCGCGCTGGTGGTCGATCCGCAACGCGACATCGACCGGATCCTGGCCCTGGCCGGTCGGCTGGGCGTGCGCATCACCCACGTGGCCGAGACCCATCTACACAACGACTACGTCTCCGGTGGGCCGGCCCTGGCCAGGCTGACGGGTGCGGCCTACCTGGTGGCGGCGGCCGACGAGGTCGCCTTCGACCGGGTGTCCGTGAGCGACGGCGACGAGATGGCGCTGTCGCCGTCGATGCGCCTTTCCGTGGTGGCCACCCCCGGGCACACCTTCCACCACCTGTCCTACGTGCTCGGCGGTCCCGGCGGGGCGGTGGGGGTGTTCACCGGCGGATCGTTGCTGTTCGGCACCACCGGCCGCACAGACCTGCTCGGCGCCCGGCACGCCCACGCCCTGGCTCATCACCAGCACGCCTCGGTGCGGCGGCTGGCCGATCTGCTGCCCGACGGTACGCGGGTCTGGCCCACCCACGGGTTCGGCAGCTTCTGCTCGGCCACCCAGAGCGACGCCTCATCCTCGACGATAGGACGTGAGCGAGGCGCCAACCCGGCGCTACGGCTGGAGGCCGACGACTTCGTCACCCAGACCCTCGCCGGGCTGGACGCCTACCCCGCCTACTACGCCCACATGGGCGCCAGGAACACCGCCGGCGCGGACCTGATCGACCTGACCCCGGCCCGGCGGGCCGACGCCGCCGAACTGCGCGCACGTATCGACGCCGGTGAATGGGTGGTGGACCTGCGCTCGCGTAAGGCGTTCACCCAACGGCACCTGGCCGGAACGCTGAGCTTCGGCCTGGACGGCCCGATGTCGACCTGGCTGGGCTGGATGGCACCCTGGGGGGCGCCCATCACGCTGCTGGGCGAGTCGGCGGAGCAGGTGGCCGCCGCCCAGCGCGAGCTGGCGCGCATCGGCGTCGATCGTCCGGCCGCCGCCGCGACCGGTACCCCCGAGCAGTGGGCCGGCGGCGACGGCGCCAGGCTGGGTGAGCTGACCGTCGCCACGTTCGCCGAGCTGGCCGCCGTACGCGAGGGCCGCGCCACACGCGGCCTGCCCAGCCCCGACGTCGTTCTGGACGTGCGGCTGCGCAACGAATGGCGCGCCGGGCACATCGACGGCGCGACGCACATCCCGCTGCCCGAACTGCCGCACCGCCTGGCCGAGATACCGGACGGGACGGTGTGGGTGCACTGCGGCTCCGGCTACCGGGCCGCCGCCGCGAGCAGCCTGCTGGCTCGCGGCGGCCGCCGGGTCGTACACATCGACGACAACTACTCCCAAGCGGCCGAAAGCGGCCTGACCATCGAGGAGACCTCATGA
- a CDS encoding sulfite exporter TauE/SafE family protein yields the protein MTAALGLGALIGILLGLLGGGGSILAVPALVYGAGLPPASAVPASLLVVGISSAAAVLPRIRAGQVRRRIAAVFGGAGALAAFGGAAINRMLPPQAILIGFAVLMVVAGWRMLAGNTPTGGACALPGGGVNWRGCLPKAVAAGAAVGVLTGLFGVGGGFLIIPALVLALGLPMTAAVGTSLLIVVVNSAAGFAAHAGGAGLDYTVIGAFTAAAVTGSLAAARLGRHLDAERLRRWFAYLVFVVAAFVLAQGVLDLVAPGG from the coding sequence TTGACCGCGGCACTCGGCCTGGGCGCGCTGATCGGCATCCTGCTCGGGTTGCTGGGCGGCGGCGGGTCGATCCTGGCGGTACCCGCCCTGGTGTACGGGGCGGGCCTGCCACCGGCCTCGGCGGTACCGGCCTCGCTGCTGGTGGTGGGCATCTCCTCGGCCGCCGCCGTGTTGCCCCGCATCCGGGCCGGACAGGTGCGCCGGCGCATCGCCGCGGTGTTCGGCGGCGCCGGGGCCCTGGCCGCGTTCGGTGGCGCCGCGATCAACCGGATGCTGCCCCCACAGGCGATCCTGATCGGGTTCGCCGTGCTCATGGTGGTGGCCGGCTGGCGGATGCTGGCCGGCAACACGCCGACCGGCGGGGCCTGCGCGCTGCCCGGCGGCGGGGTGAACTGGCGCGGTTGCCTGCCCAAGGCCGTCGCCGCCGGCGCGGCCGTGGGCGTGCTGACCGGCCTGTTCGGCGTCGGAGGGGGGTTCCTCATCATCCCGGCGCTGGTACTGGCGCTGGGGTTGCCGATGACGGCCGCGGTCGGTACCTCGCTGCTCATCGTGGTGGTCAACTCGGCGGCCGGGTTCGCCGCCCACGCCGGTGGCGCCGGCCTGGACTACACGGTCATCGGGGCCTTCACGGCGGCCGCGGTGACCGGGTCGCTGGCGGCCGCCCGCCTGGGCCGCCACCTGGACGCCGAGCGCCTGCGCCGCTGGTTCGCCTACCTCGTCTTCGTCGTGGCCGCCTTCGTCCTGGCCCAGGGAGTGCTCGACCTCGTGGCGCCGGGCGGCTGA
- a CDS encoding SDR family oxidoreductase, producing MASQVLLIGPHGVSGSAIRVRLGEDPQVRLITVSRREAEPAPGVERHLGVDLIDPRATHAAFAGLGHITRLVFAGYAERSTMAEMVRDNTAMLANTLNGLHGAGARLAHVTLITGGKGYGRHLGYYKTPAKESDPRILGPMFHYDQEDLLVRRGDERGFTWTVLRPDVVIGFAIGSPMSLLNSVGVYAAVCKDVGVPLRFPGTPADWRMLHQFTDARILASAAHWSLTAESARNEAFNVTNGDLYRWEHLWSEIAEVFEMPTAAPQPMSLEEHMADKAPVWERLVRERDLVPTPYAQMASWPFADEILARDFDSVQSTVKIRRAGFHDCVDSHESFTGLLARMRHEHLLP from the coding sequence ATGGCATCGCAGGTTCTGCTGATCGGCCCGCACGGGGTGTCCGGTAGTGCGATTCGCGTCCGGCTGGGTGAGGATCCGCAGGTGAGGCTGATCACGGTTTCGCGGCGGGAGGCCGAGCCCGCCCCGGGGGTGGAACGTCACCTCGGCGTCGACCTGATCGATCCGAGGGCCACGCACGCGGCCTTCGCCGGCCTGGGGCATATCACCCGACTGGTCTTCGCCGGGTATGCCGAGCGGTCCACCATGGCCGAGATGGTGCGTGACAACACCGCGATGCTCGCCAACACCCTCAACGGTCTGCACGGCGCGGGGGCACGGCTGGCCCACGTGACCCTGATCACCGGCGGAAAGGGGTACGGCCGGCATCTGGGGTATTACAAGACGCCGGCCAAGGAGAGTGATCCGCGCATCCTGGGTCCGATGTTCCACTACGACCAGGAGGACCTGCTCGTCCGGCGCGGTGACGAGCGCGGTTTCACCTGGACGGTGCTGCGTCCCGATGTCGTCATCGGTTTTGCCATCGGATCCCCGATGAGTCTGCTCAACTCCGTCGGTGTCTATGCCGCGGTCTGCAAGGACGTGGGTGTTCCGCTGCGTTTCCCCGGTACACCGGCCGACTGGAGGATGCTGCACCAGTTCACCGATGCCCGCATCCTCGCCTCGGCCGCGCACTGGTCGCTGACCGCTGAGAGCGCACGTAACGAGGCGTTCAACGTCACCAATGGTGATCTGTATCGCTGGGAGCATCTGTGGTCTGAGATCGCCGAGGTCTTCGAGATGCCCACCGCCGCTCCTCAGCCGATGTCGCTGGAGGAGCACATGGCCGACAAGGCCCCGGTCTGGGAGCGGCTGGTGCGGGAGCGTGACCTTGTTCCCACCCCCTACGCGCAGATGGCGTCCTGGCCTTTCGCCGATGAGATCCTGGCCCGCGATTTCGATTCCGTGCAGAGCACCGTCAAGATCCGCCGGGCCGGCTTCCATGACTGCGTGGACTCCCATGAGAGCTTCACCGGTCTGCTCGCCCGGATGCGTCACGAGCATCTCCTGCCCTGA
- the icmF gene encoding fused isobutyryl-CoA mutase/GTPase IcmF: MPRSDDHSRVNDSLHVPAHPVRFVTAAALFDGHDAAINIMRRILQAQGAEVIHLGHNRSVREVVDAVMEEDAQGVAVSSYQGGHVEYFEYLASALGQAGLGHVQIFGGGGGVIVPEEIARLAESGVRIFSPEDGQRFGLPGMINRLVRESDVDLAARPAPVESVLAGERTALARTITCLQGGTLPEADRRVLADAAAGRRVPVLGITGTGGSGKSSLTDELVRRLRTDQQDKLRVAVLAVDPTRRRGGGALLGDRIRMNTLDGDRVFFRSLATRGARELPENIGAVIEACKAAGYDLVILETPGIGQGDAAIVPLVDVALYVMTPEFGAASQLEKIDMLDFADVVAINKFERRGAADALRDVSRQLIRNREAFGARPEDMPVFGTSAATFNDDGVTALYQHLSGLLAQGGLPLQPGVLPEVSGRVSTGAAQIVPPGRVRYLAEIAETVRGYHAETARQIAAARRLQRLTEVAAELTGSPATAVAELADQARADLAPANAELIDGWPAVVEAYSGQEQVVRVRDRESRTLLTRESLSGSTIPRVALPRYTDHGELLRFLRSENLPGRFPFTAGVFPFKREGEDPARMFAGEGDAFRTNLRFKLLSADSEATRLSTAFDSVTLYGRDPGQSPDVYGKVGTSGVSIATLDDMKALYDGFDLAAPATSVSMTINGPAPTVLAFFLNAAIDQALDRHRDTHGCEPSPEEAAKLRARTLATVRGTVQADILKEDQGQNTCIFSTEFSLRMMGDIQEWFIHNGVRNFYSVSISGYHIAEAGANPISQLAFTLTNGFTYVESYLARGMKIDDFAPNLSFFFSNGMDPEYSVLGRVARRIWAVAMRERYGANERSQKLKYHIQTSGRSLHAQEMDFNDIRTTLQALIAIYDNCNSLHTNAYDEAVTTPTSESVRRALAIQLIINREWGLAMNENPLQGSYIIDQLTDLVEEAVLEEFDRISERGGVLGAMETGYQRGRIQDESMRYEQRKHDGSLPIIGVNTFRNPDADARNAGPVELARATEAEKRSQLKRVGAFQERHRGQAQAALVALRDAAHDGGNMFAVLMDTARVCSLQQITDALFEVGGQYRRNV; this comes from the coding sequence GTGCCACGCTCCGACGACCACTCCCGCGTCAACGACTCGCTGCACGTTCCCGCCCACCCGGTGCGTTTCGTCACCGCCGCCGCGCTGTTCGACGGGCATGACGCGGCGATCAACATCATGCGGCGGATCCTGCAGGCCCAGGGAGCCGAAGTGATCCATCTGGGTCACAACCGCTCGGTGCGGGAAGTGGTCGACGCGGTCATGGAGGAGGACGCCCAGGGGGTGGCGGTCAGCTCCTACCAGGGTGGGCACGTCGAGTACTTCGAATACCTCGCCTCGGCGCTCGGCCAGGCAGGGCTGGGACACGTCCAGATCTTCGGTGGCGGCGGTGGCGTCATCGTGCCGGAGGAGATCGCCCGGCTGGCCGAGTCGGGGGTGCGGATCTTCTCCCCCGAGGACGGCCAGCGGTTCGGCCTGCCGGGAATGATCAATCGGCTCGTACGCGAGTCGGACGTCGATCTCGCCGCGCGGCCGGCACCGGTCGAGAGCGTGCTGGCGGGTGAGCGGACGGCGCTGGCGCGCACGATCACCTGCCTGCAGGGCGGGACACTGCCGGAGGCCGACCGGCGGGTACTGGCGGACGCGGCCGCCGGCCGCCGGGTTCCGGTGCTCGGCATAACCGGCACCGGCGGCTCAGGCAAGTCCTCCCTCACCGACGAACTGGTACGCCGGCTCCGCACCGACCAGCAGGACAAGCTCCGGGTGGCCGTGCTGGCGGTGGACCCGACCCGGCGCCGTGGCGGCGGCGCGCTGCTGGGCGACCGAATCCGGATGAACACCCTGGACGGCGACCGCGTCTTCTTCCGTTCCCTGGCCACCCGGGGAGCCCGCGAGCTGCCCGAGAACATCGGAGCGGTGATCGAGGCGTGCAAGGCCGCCGGATACGACCTGGTGATCCTGGAGACTCCGGGCATCGGCCAGGGTGACGCCGCGATCGTCCCCCTTGTCGACGTCGCACTGTATGTGATGACGCCCGAGTTCGGCGCGGCGTCCCAGCTTGAGAAGATCGACATGCTGGACTTCGCCGACGTGGTGGCGATCAACAAGTTCGAACGGCGCGGCGCGGCCGACGCGCTGCGCGACGTGTCACGGCAGCTGATCCGCAACCGGGAGGCGTTCGGCGCCCGGCCCGAGGACATGCCGGTGTTCGGTACCAGCGCGGCCACCTTCAACGACGACGGCGTCACCGCCCTGTACCAGCACCTGAGCGGCCTGCTGGCCCAAGGCGGCCTGCCGCTCCAGCCCGGTGTCCTGCCCGAGGTGAGTGGCCGCGTCTCCACCGGCGCGGCCCAGATCGTCCCGCCCGGCCGGGTCCGCTACCTCGCCGAGATCGCCGAGACCGTACGCGGCTACCACGCCGAGACCGCCCGGCAGATCGCGGCCGCCCGGCGCCTGCAGCGGCTGACCGAGGTGGCGGCCGAGCTCACCGGATCACCCGCGACGGCCGTCGCCGAGCTGGCCGATCAGGCCCGAGCCGACCTCGCACCGGCCAACGCCGAGCTCATCGACGGCTGGCCCGCCGTCGTCGAGGCGTACTCGGGCCAGGAGCAGGTGGTGCGGGTCCGCGACCGGGAGTCGCGCACCCTGCTGACCCGCGAGTCGCTCTCGGGCAGCACGATTCCACGGGTGGCGCTGCCGCGCTACACCGATCACGGGGAACTGCTGCGCTTCCTGCGGAGCGAGAACCTGCCCGGCCGTTTCCCGTTCACGGCCGGGGTCTTCCCGTTCAAGCGCGAGGGCGAGGATCCGGCCCGGATGTTCGCCGGCGAGGGGGACGCCTTCCGCACCAACCTGCGCTTCAAACTGCTGTCGGCCGACAGCGAGGCGACCCGGCTGTCCACCGCGTTCGACTCGGTCACCCTGTACGGCCGCGACCCCGGCCAGAGCCCCGACGTCTACGGCAAGGTCGGCACCTCCGGCGTGTCGATCGCGACCCTGGACGACATGAAGGCGCTCTACGACGGGTTCGACCTGGCCGCACCGGCCACGTCGGTGTCCATGACCATCAACGGCCCCGCCCCCACCGTCCTGGCCTTCTTCCTCAATGCGGCCATCGACCAGGCGCTCGATCGCCACCGCGACACGCACGGCTGTGAGCCCTCGCCCGAGGAGGCGGCGAAGCTGCGCGCCCGGACACTGGCCACCGTGCGCGGCACCGTGCAGGCCGACATCCTCAAGGAGGATCAGGGCCAGAACACCTGCATCTTCTCCACCGAGTTCTCGCTCCGGATGATGGGCGACATCCAGGAGTGGTTCATCCACAACGGGGTGCGCAACTTCTACTCGGTGTCGATCTCCGGTTACCACATCGCCGAGGCCGGGGCCAACCCCATCAGCCAGCTCGCCTTCACCCTGACCAACGGCTTCACCTACGTGGAGTCCTACCTGGCCCGTGGTATGAAGATCGACGACTTCGCGCCGAACCTGTCGTTCTTCTTCTCCAACGGCATGGATCCCGAGTACAGCGTGCTCGGCCGGGTCGCGCGGCGGATCTGGGCGGTCGCGATGCGGGAGCGCTACGGCGCGAACGAGCGGTCGCAGAAGCTCAAATACCACATCCAGACCTCCGGCCGGTCGCTGCACGCCCAGGAGATGGATTTCAACGACATCCGCACCACACTGCAGGCCCTGATCGCGATCTACGACAACTGCAACAGCCTGCACACCAACGCCTACGACGAGGCCGTCACCACCCCCACCTCCGAATCGGTACGCCGCGCCCTGGCCATCCAGCTCATCATCAACCGCGAGTGGGGCCTGGCGATGAACGAGAACCCGTTGCAGGGCTCGTACATCATCGACCAGCTCACCGACCTGGTCGAGGAGGCCGTGCTGGAGGAGTTCGACCGGATCAGCGAGCGAGGCGGCGTGCTCGGCGCGATGGAGACCGGCTACCAGCGTGGCCGCATCCAGGACGAGTCGATGCGCTACGAGCAGCGCAAACACGACGGCAGCCTGCCGATCATCGGCGTCAACACCTTCCGCAATCCCGACGCCGACGCCCGCAACGCCGGGCCGGTGGAACTCGCCCGCGCCACCGAGGCCGAGAAACGCTCCCAGCTGAAGCGGGTCGGCGCCTTCCAGGAACGCCACCGCGGGCAGGCGCAAGCCGCCCTGGTCGCTCTCAGGGACGCCGCCCACGACGGCGGGAACATGTTCGCCGTGCTGATGGACACCGCCCGCGTGTGCAGCCTGCAGCAGATCACCGACGCGCTCTTCGAGGTCGGCGGCCAGTACCGGCGCAACGTCTGA
- a CDS encoding YciI family protein: protein MRFLMTTKGGDTAPPSEAVYAEMAAFVEEMTRAGVLLATGGLDPAGLHVSASGGEMTVTDGPFTEAKEAIVSFALIEARSKEEAIELARRFWKIIGDGEGIIQQVFGPED, encoded by the coding sequence ATGCGATTTCTGATGACGACCAAGGGCGGCGACACGGCACCCCCGAGCGAGGCGGTCTACGCGGAGATGGCCGCGTTCGTCGAGGAGATGACCCGGGCGGGGGTGCTGCTGGCGACCGGTGGCCTGGACCCGGCCGGCCTTCACGTCTCGGCCTCCGGCGGCGAGATGACCGTCACCGACGGGCCGTTCACCGAGGCGAAGGAGGCCATCGTCAGCTTCGCGCTCATCGAGGCGCGCTCGAAGGAGGAGGCCATCGAGCTCGCCCGGCGCTTCTGGAAGATCATCGGCGACGGTGAGGGCATCATCCAGCAGGTCTTCGGCCCGGAGGACTGA
- a CDS encoding metal-sensitive transcriptional regulator has translation MQMDATVLSDALTRLKRAQGQLGGVIAMIENGDDCERVLTQLAAVSKALDRAGFKIISTGMQQCQMARERGDQPPISQERLEKLFLALS, from the coding sequence ATGCAGATGGACGCGACGGTCCTGTCGGATGCGCTGACACGACTCAAACGGGCCCAGGGGCAGCTGGGCGGAGTGATCGCGATGATCGAGAACGGGGACGACTGCGAGCGGGTGCTGACCCAGCTGGCGGCGGTCTCCAAGGCGTTGGACCGGGCCGGATTCAAGATCATATCGACGGGCATGCAGCAGTGCCAGATGGCGCGTGAGCGCGGCGATCAGCCGCCGATCAGCCAGGAGCGGCTGGAGAAACTGTTCCTGGCCCTGTCGTGA
- a CDS encoding phosphoribosyltransferase, whose protein sequence is MPEGGGVVFADRQDAGVRLAERLRGLAGAEEVVVLGLPRGGVPVAFEIARALGAPLDVIVVRKLGVPFQPELGFGAVGEGGIRVVNQDIVRLAQLTYEETAEVEERQRAEVLRRASRLRGDRAPADLTGRTAIVVDDGVATGGTARVACQAARARGASRVVLAVPVGTPDTIESLREVADEVVCLRTPEHLLAVGAWYVDFAQTTDEQVASLLRRAAPGVGEPDESTASNPPCLDEEVLVDAGRVRLPGQLVLPGGASGVVVFVHGSGSSRHSPRNRHVAAVLNDAGLGTLLFDLLTPEEGYDRGNVFDIGLLAERLIRVTAWLGDQPWAAGVPVGYFGASTGAAAALWAAAEPGCEVAAIVSRGGRPDLAWPRLTEVRAATLLIVGGDDRVVLDLNRAARGRLHGESMLRIITGATHLFEEPGALERVAVLARDWFTGHFGSDQSDL, encoded by the coding sequence GTGCCGGAAGGGGGTGGCGTGGTGTTCGCCGATCGTCAGGATGCCGGCGTACGGCTGGCCGAGCGGTTACGCGGGCTCGCCGGCGCCGAGGAAGTGGTCGTTCTGGGCCTGCCCAGGGGCGGCGTGCCGGTGGCGTTCGAGATCGCCCGGGCCCTTGGCGCTCCGCTGGATGTGATCGTGGTCCGCAAGCTCGGGGTGCCGTTCCAGCCGGAGCTCGGGTTCGGCGCCGTGGGAGAGGGCGGGATACGCGTCGTCAACCAGGACATCGTACGGCTCGCGCAGCTCACCTACGAGGAGACGGCCGAGGTGGAGGAGCGCCAGCGGGCCGAGGTCCTGCGCCGGGCGAGCCGGCTGCGCGGCGACCGCGCCCCGGCGGACCTGACGGGCCGCACGGCGATCGTGGTGGACGACGGGGTGGCCACCGGCGGGACGGCGCGTGTCGCCTGCCAGGCCGCTCGGGCGCGCGGTGCCTCACGGGTGGTGCTGGCGGTGCCGGTGGGGACACCGGACACGATCGAGAGCCTTCGCGAGGTCGCCGACGAGGTGGTCTGCCTGCGGACACCGGAGCACCTTCTGGCGGTCGGCGCCTGGTATGTCGATTTCGCCCAGACCACCGATGAGCAGGTGGCCTCGTTGCTCCGCAGGGCCGCGCCCGGGGTGGGGGAGCCCGACGAGAGCACGGCGTCCAATCCACCCTGCCTCGACGAGGAGGTTCTGGTGGACGCCGGGCGGGTCAGGTTGCCCGGTCAGCTCGTCCTCCCGGGCGGCGCCAGTGGAGTGGTGGTGTTCGTGCACGGCAGCGGCAGCAGCCGGCACAGCCCGCGTAACCGGCATGTGGCCGCCGTGCTCAACGACGCGGGTCTGGGGACGCTGCTGTTCGACCTGCTCACCCCGGAGGAGGGATACGACAGGGGCAACGTGTTCGACATCGGGCTGCTGGCCGAAAGGCTCATCCGGGTGACCGCCTGGCTGGGCGATCAACCCTGGGCGGCGGGCGTCCCCGTCGGTTATTTCGGGGCGAGCACCGGAGCCGCGGCCGCGCTGTGGGCGGCGGCGGAGCCGGGCTGCGAGGTCGCCGCCATCGTCTCCCGGGGCGGACGGCCCGATCTGGCCTGGCCTCGGCTGACCGAGGTGCGGGCGGCGACCCTGCTGATCGTGGGAGGTGACGACAGGGTGGTGCTCGACCTCAACCGGGCGGCACGGGGACGGTTACACGGTGAGAGCATGCTCCGGATCATCACCGGCGCCACACATCTGTTCGAAGAGCCGGGGGCGCTCGAGCGCGTCGCCGTCCTGGCCCGCGACTGGTTCACCGGTCACTTCGGTAGCGATCAGAGCGACCTTTGA